Proteins encoded by one window of Megachile rotundata isolate GNS110a chromosome 10, iyMegRotu1, whole genome shotgun sequence:
- the Klp10A gene encoding kinesin-like protein 10A isoform X6 translates to MTMDHGTCNIETGYSINIKRTDGRVHSAVVSGVNWEQRTVTVEWFERGETKGKEVEIDAILALNPDLTNQKTMGPPAPMNNHVLISSRARDSSGEEDEGVDESENQEEGSLGRHGGHTGHAARNGLASATLPVRVVSALSHSTKPSIPVKAGSNRQLSRQTGRPTNIIPPATTVNGHGDSVTGLTSRRELENIPPTPTAQTGPYNVTVTTSIKQKQQQQLQSQQQQQQQQQQQQQQQTQQQQAQVENGRSRRSNVVKEVERLKKNREERRQRQAELKEEKEALMNLDPGNPNWEFLAMIREYQNSIEFRPLRETDAVEDHQITVCVRKRPLNKKEVARKEVDVISVPSKDQMIVHEPKAKVDLTKYLENQIFRFDYAFDETCNNEIVYKYTAKPLVQTIFEGGMATCFAYGQTGSGKTHTMGGDFNGKTQDCKKGIYAMVAKDVFKCLKLAKYRPLNLIISASFFEIYSGKVFDLLADKEKLRVLEDGKQQVQIVGLTEKVVETCDEVLKLIQHGNSARTSGQTSANSNSSRSHAVFQIIARTPGTHKVHGKFSLIDLAGNERGADTSSANRQTRMEGAEINKSLLALKECIRALSRKGTHLPFRASKLTQVLRDSFIGEKSKTCMIAMISPGMSSCEHSLNTLRYADRVKELAATDPTEAKVSPTDDDRGLKIEEQSNNSVLSDSDLAQLRSLNEGEISQDLYTFHEAVSALQMLEEEVLDTHKMVMDNTTRFLNDAHSVFSATHEVDYDQEAAVKGCGLTNNNYYYRLRQQQQQQQQRTQQRHI, encoded by the exons ATGACCATGGACCACGGCACATGCAACATCGAGACCGGCTACAGCATAAATATCAAGAGGACGGACG GTCGCGTCCACTCTGCGGTGGTTTCCGGCGTTAACTGGGAACAACGCACAGTCACCGTAGAATGGTTCGAGAGAGGAGAGACCAAAGGAAAAGAG GTGGAGATCGACGCGATTCTTGCCCTGAACCCGGACCTGACGAATCAGAAAACGATGGGACCACCAGCTCCGATGAACAACCACGTTCTAATTTCCTCTAGAGCAAGG GACTCGTCGGGCGAAGAGGACGAGGGGGTGGACGAGTCGGAGAACCAAGAGGAGGGCTCCCTTGGACGACACGGCGGGCACACCGGTCACGCCGCAAGAAACGGCCTTGCATCCGCAACGCTTCCTGTACGAGTCGTTTCTGCTCTTTCG CATTCGACAAAGCCATCGATCCCGGTAAAAG CGGGTTCCAACCGGCAATTGTCGCGGCAAACGGGCCGCCCCACCAACATAATACCGCCGGCTACCACCGTCAACGGACACGGTGATTCCGTGACAGGACTAACCAGCCGTCGAGAACTCGAGAACATACCTCCGACGCCCACCGCGCAGACGGGCCCCTACAACGTGACCGTAACAACCTCGATTAAGCAGaaacaacagcagcagctgcagtcgcagcagcagcagcaacaacaacagcagcagcaacaacagcagcaaacGCAGCAGCAACAGGCCCAAGTCGAGAATGGCCGAAGTAGACGATCGAACGTCGTCAAGGAAGTGGAAAGGTTGAAGAAGAACAGAGAGGAGAGGAGACAGAGGCAAGCGGAACTGAAGGAGGAGAAAGAGGCTCTCATGAATTTGGATCCAGGAAATCCAAATTGGGAATTTCTCGCTATGATAAG AGAATACCAAAACAGCATCGAGTTTAGACCCCTTCGAGAAACGGACGCCGTGGAAGACCACCAGATCACCGTATGCGTTAGAAAACGTCCGCTGAACAAGAAGGAGGTAGCGCGAAAGGAAGTCGACGTAATCAGCGTGCCAAGCAAGGATCAGATGATTGTTCACGAGCCAAAGGCGAAAGTCGATTTAACCAAATACTTGGAGAACCAAATATTTCGATTCGATTACGCGTTCGACGAGACCTGTAACAACGAAATCGTCTACAAATACACCGCGAAACCTTTGGTCCAGACCATCTTCGAAGGCGGAATGGCCACGTGTTTCGCGTACGGTCAGACCGGCAGCGGCAAAACGCACACGATGGGCGGAGATTTCAACGGGAAAACGCAAGACTGCAAGAAGGGTATATACGCGATGGTCGCCAAAGACGTGTTCAAGTGTCTCAAGTTGGCCAAGTATCGCCCGTTGAATTTGATCATCTCTGCCAGCTTCTTCGAAATATACTCCGGTAAGGTGTTCGATCTTCTGGCGGACAAGGAGAAGCTGAGAGTATTGGAAGACGGTAAACAGCAG GTGCAAATAGTCGGATTAACGGAGAAGGTGGTCGAAACTTGCGACGAAGTACTGAAGCTGATACAACACGGAAACAGTGCCAGAACGAGCGGGCAAACGAGCGCGAATTCCAATTCTTCGCGATCGCACGCGGTATTTCAGATTATAGCCCGAACCCCGGGAACGCACAAGGTCCACGGAAAATTCTCTCTGATCGATCTCGCGGGCAACGAGAGGGGAGCGGACACGTCGTCCGCCAATAGACAAACTC GGATGGAAGGAGCCGAAATCAACAAATCGCTGTTAGCTTTAAAGGAATGCATTCGCGCGTTGAGTCGAAAGGGAACTCATCTACCTTTCAGGGCGAGCAAGTTGACTCAAGTGCTGAGGGACAGTTTCATCGGTGAAAAATCGAAAACATGCATG ATCGCGATGATTAGTCCGGGAATGAGTTCGTGCGAGCACTCGCTCAACACTCTGAGATACGCGGATCGAGTGAAGGAATTAGCCGCGACCGATCCAACGGAAGCGAAGGTTTCGCCGACGGACGACGACCGAGGGTTAAAGATCGAAGAGCAATCGAACAACAGCGTTTTGTCGGACAGCGATTTGGCGCAACTTCGATCGTTGAAC GAGGGTGAGATTTCGCAAGATCTTTACACTTTCCACGAGGCAGTATCCGCGTTGCAAATGTTGGAAGAAGAAGTTCTGGACACGCACAAGATGGTCATGGATAATACGACCAGATTCCTGAACGACGCGCACAGCGTGTTCAGCGCGACGCACGAAGTAGATTACGACCAAGAAG CAGCTGTAAAAGGATGCGGTCTGACCAACAACAACTACTACTACCGCCTAcgacagcaacaacaacaacaacaacaaagaACACAACAACGACACATTTGA
- the Klp10A gene encoding kinesin-like protein 10A isoform X2, giving the protein MTMDHGTCNIETGYSINIKRTDGRVHSAVVSGVNWEQRTVTVEWFERGETKGKEVEIDAILALNPDLTNQKTMGPPAPMNNHVLISSRARDSSGEEDEGVDESENQEEGSLGRHGGHTGHAARNGLASATLPHSTKPSIPVKAGSNRQLSRQTGRPTNIIPPATTVNGHGDSVTGLTSRRELENIPPTPTAQTGPYNVTVTTSIKQKQQQQLQSQQQQQQQQQQQQQQQTQQQQAQVENGRSRRSNVVKEVERLKKNREERRQRQAELKEEKEALMNLDPGNPNWEFLAMIREYQNSIEFRPLRETDAVEDHQITVCVRKRPLNKKEVARKEVDVISVPSKDQMIVHEPKAKVDLTKYLENQIFRFDYAFDETCNNEIVYKYTAKPLVQTIFEGGMATCFAYGQTGSGKTHTMGGDFNGKTQDCKKGIYAMVAKDVFKCLKLAKYRPLNLIISASFFEIYSGKVFDLLADKEKLRVLEDGKQQVQIVGLTEKVVETCDEVLKLIQHGNSARTSGQTSANSNSSRSHAVFQIIARTPGTHKVHGKFSLIDLAGNERGADTSSANRQTRMEGAEINKSLLALKECIRALSRKGTHLPFRASKLTQVLRDSFIGEKSKTCMIAMISPGMSSCEHSLNTLRYADRVKELAATDPTEAKVSPTDDDRGLKIEEQSNNSVLSDSDLAQLRSLNEGEISQDLYTFHEAVSALQMLEEEVLDTHKMVMDNTTRFLNDAHSVFSATHEVDYDQEDSRGKDKAYASEPFKRKGEDAGTRTTTTTTSSSTLSAIAAARKDDVEIASDDDAWPVVKETVHVTSKASFASPWKDEMVERESDASSSHDSDRESFTVDRRNERASSVERVSARNRFNANRTVPNSVPRFKWSIVGKKKAQKYHWSGTFNDRVKKYRTIGDGPKDVRSFRSFLDTMPDPNYNYNYEAFDEQKATKKSKLILYDDLNVDEESSESNENAKRNDRRGLGFANLCKDERDATRDRPNDLATFRCSELENDRRIVDDTEIPCETLSDGSYFPKHCPSSVDRSSSFGLCDLLLLIVRNLLLFSFLPTLYVAFFVYVQSPTQGR; this is encoded by the exons ATGACCATGGACCACGGCACATGCAACATCGAGACCGGCTACAGCATAAATATCAAGAGGACGGACG GTCGCGTCCACTCTGCGGTGGTTTCCGGCGTTAACTGGGAACAACGCACAGTCACCGTAGAATGGTTCGAGAGAGGAGAGACCAAAGGAAAAGAG GTGGAGATCGACGCGATTCTTGCCCTGAACCCGGACCTGACGAATCAGAAAACGATGGGACCACCAGCTCCGATGAACAACCACGTTCTAATTTCCTCTAGAGCAAGG GACTCGTCGGGCGAAGAGGACGAGGGGGTGGACGAGTCGGAGAACCAAGAGGAGGGCTCCCTTGGACGACACGGCGGGCACACCGGTCACGCCGCAAGAAACGGCCTTGCATCCGCAACGCTTCCT CATTCGACAAAGCCATCGATCCCGGTAAAAG CGGGTTCCAACCGGCAATTGTCGCGGCAAACGGGCCGCCCCACCAACATAATACCGCCGGCTACCACCGTCAACGGACACGGTGATTCCGTGACAGGACTAACCAGCCGTCGAGAACTCGAGAACATACCTCCGACGCCCACCGCGCAGACGGGCCCCTACAACGTGACCGTAACAACCTCGATTAAGCAGaaacaacagcagcagctgcagtcgcagcagcagcagcaacaacaacagcagcagcaacaacagcagcaaacGCAGCAGCAACAGGCCCAAGTCGAGAATGGCCGAAGTAGACGATCGAACGTCGTCAAGGAAGTGGAAAGGTTGAAGAAGAACAGAGAGGAGAGGAGACAGAGGCAAGCGGAACTGAAGGAGGAGAAAGAGGCTCTCATGAATTTGGATCCAGGAAATCCAAATTGGGAATTTCTCGCTATGATAAG AGAATACCAAAACAGCATCGAGTTTAGACCCCTTCGAGAAACGGACGCCGTGGAAGACCACCAGATCACCGTATGCGTTAGAAAACGTCCGCTGAACAAGAAGGAGGTAGCGCGAAAGGAAGTCGACGTAATCAGCGTGCCAAGCAAGGATCAGATGATTGTTCACGAGCCAAAGGCGAAAGTCGATTTAACCAAATACTTGGAGAACCAAATATTTCGATTCGATTACGCGTTCGACGAGACCTGTAACAACGAAATCGTCTACAAATACACCGCGAAACCTTTGGTCCAGACCATCTTCGAAGGCGGAATGGCCACGTGTTTCGCGTACGGTCAGACCGGCAGCGGCAAAACGCACACGATGGGCGGAGATTTCAACGGGAAAACGCAAGACTGCAAGAAGGGTATATACGCGATGGTCGCCAAAGACGTGTTCAAGTGTCTCAAGTTGGCCAAGTATCGCCCGTTGAATTTGATCATCTCTGCCAGCTTCTTCGAAATATACTCCGGTAAGGTGTTCGATCTTCTGGCGGACAAGGAGAAGCTGAGAGTATTGGAAGACGGTAAACAGCAG GTGCAAATAGTCGGATTAACGGAGAAGGTGGTCGAAACTTGCGACGAAGTACTGAAGCTGATACAACACGGAAACAGTGCCAGAACGAGCGGGCAAACGAGCGCGAATTCCAATTCTTCGCGATCGCACGCGGTATTTCAGATTATAGCCCGAACCCCGGGAACGCACAAGGTCCACGGAAAATTCTCTCTGATCGATCTCGCGGGCAACGAGAGGGGAGCGGACACGTCGTCCGCCAATAGACAAACTC GGATGGAAGGAGCCGAAATCAACAAATCGCTGTTAGCTTTAAAGGAATGCATTCGCGCGTTGAGTCGAAAGGGAACTCATCTACCTTTCAGGGCGAGCAAGTTGACTCAAGTGCTGAGGGACAGTTTCATCGGTGAAAAATCGAAAACATGCATG ATCGCGATGATTAGTCCGGGAATGAGTTCGTGCGAGCACTCGCTCAACACTCTGAGATACGCGGATCGAGTGAAGGAATTAGCCGCGACCGATCCAACGGAAGCGAAGGTTTCGCCGACGGACGACGACCGAGGGTTAAAGATCGAAGAGCAATCGAACAACAGCGTTTTGTCGGACAGCGATTTGGCGCAACTTCGATCGTTGAAC GAGGGTGAGATTTCGCAAGATCTTTACACTTTCCACGAGGCAGTATCCGCGTTGCAAATGTTGGAAGAAGAAGTTCTGGACACGCACAAGATGGTCATGGATAATACGACCAGATTCCTGAACGACGCGCACAGCGTGTTCAGCGCGACGCACGAAGTAGATTACGACCAAGAAG ATTCGCGCGGTAAAGATAAGGCATACGCAAGCGAGCCGTTTAAACGGAAGGGAGAGGACGCCGGGACGAGGACGACGACTACTACGACGAGCTCGAGTACGTTGAGTGCTATAGCCGCGGCGAGGAAGGACGATGTCGAGATTGCATCGGACGATGACGCGTGGCCCGTCGTAAAGGAGACCGTCCACGTGACCAGTAAAGCTTCGTTCGCGTCTCCTTGGAAGGACGAGATGGTGGAACGCGAAAGCGACGCTAGCTCGAGCCACGATTCCGATCGCGAGTCGTTCACCGTTGACCGTCGAAACGAAAGAGCATCGAGCGTCGAGCGCGTTTCAGCGAGGAATCGTTTCAACGCAAATCGGACCGTGCCTAATTCCGTGCCACGATTCAAATGGTCCATCGTTGGGAAAAAGAAAGCGCAAAAGTACCATTGGTCGGGCACGTTTAACGATCGCGTGAAAAAGTATCGTACCATCGGCGACGGACCGAAAGACGTCCGATCGTTTCGTTCGTTCCTCGATACGATGCCCGATCCgaattacaattacaactaCGAAGCTTTCGACGAACAAAAGGCTACGAAGAAAAGCAAATTGATTCTCTATGACGATCTAAACGTGGACGAGGAGAGCAGCGAAAGTAACGAGAACGCGAAACGTAACGATCGTCGAGGGTTAGGCTTCGCGAATCTTTGTAAAGAcgaacgcgacgcgacgcgcgaTCGACCAAACGATCTCGCGACTTTCCGATGCTCGGAACTCGAAAACGATCGACGAATCGTCGACGATACCGAAATTCCTTGCGAAACCCTTTCCGATGGCTCGTATTTTCCCAAACACTGCCCATCATCGGTTGACCGATCATCTTCTTTCGGACTTTGCGATTTATTGCTCCTGATCGTTAgaaacctcctccttttttcgTTCTTGCCCACCCTGTACGTCGCCTTTTTCGTTTACGTACAAAGTCCGACCCAAGGACGATAG
- the Klp10A gene encoding kinesin-like protein 10A isoform X7, with product MTMDHGTCNIETGYSINIKRTDGRVHSAVVSGVNWEQRTVTVEWFERGETKGKEVEIDAILALNPDLTNQKTMGPPAPMNNHVLISSRARHSTKPSIPVKAGSNRQLSRQTGRPTNIIPPATTVNGHGDSVTGLTSRRELENIPPTPTAQTGPYNVTVTTSIKQKQQQQLQSQQQQQQQQQQQQQQQTQQQQAQVENGRSRRSNVVKEVERLKKNREERRQRQAELKEEKEALMNLDPGNPNWEFLAMIREYQNSIEFRPLRETDAVEDHQITVCVRKRPLNKKEVARKEVDVISVPSKDQMIVHEPKAKVDLTKYLENQIFRFDYAFDETCNNEIVYKYTAKPLVQTIFEGGMATCFAYGQTGSGKTHTMGGDFNGKTQDCKKGIYAMVAKDVFKCLKLAKYRPLNLIISASFFEIYSGKVFDLLADKEKLRVLEDGKQQVQIVGLTEKVVETCDEVLKLIQHGNSARTSGQTSANSNSSRSHAVFQIIARTPGTHKVHGKFSLIDLAGNERGADTSSANRQTRMEGAEINKSLLALKECIRALSRKGTHLPFRASKLTQVLRDSFIGEKSKTCMIAMISPGMSSCEHSLNTLRYADRVKELAATDPTEAKVSPTDDDRGLKIEEQSNNSVLSDSDLAQLRSLNEGEISQDLYTFHEAVSALQMLEEEVLDTHKMVMDNTTRFLNDAHSVFSATHEVDYDQEAYAQKWEQLLVQQRDTLNAAIDQVSQFRGQLLQEEQISQKMTRTRNSRYN from the exons ATGACCATGGACCACGGCACATGCAACATCGAGACCGGCTACAGCATAAATATCAAGAGGACGGACG GTCGCGTCCACTCTGCGGTGGTTTCCGGCGTTAACTGGGAACAACGCACAGTCACCGTAGAATGGTTCGAGAGAGGAGAGACCAAAGGAAAAGAG GTGGAGATCGACGCGATTCTTGCCCTGAACCCGGACCTGACGAATCAGAAAACGATGGGACCACCAGCTCCGATGAACAACCACGTTCTAATTTCCTCTAGAGCAAGG CATTCGACAAAGCCATCGATCCCGGTAAAAG CGGGTTCCAACCGGCAATTGTCGCGGCAAACGGGCCGCCCCACCAACATAATACCGCCGGCTACCACCGTCAACGGACACGGTGATTCCGTGACAGGACTAACCAGCCGTCGAGAACTCGAGAACATACCTCCGACGCCCACCGCGCAGACGGGCCCCTACAACGTGACCGTAACAACCTCGATTAAGCAGaaacaacagcagcagctgcagtcgcagcagcagcagcaacaacaacagcagcagcaacaacagcagcaaacGCAGCAGCAACAGGCCCAAGTCGAGAATGGCCGAAGTAGACGATCGAACGTCGTCAAGGAAGTGGAAAGGTTGAAGAAGAACAGAGAGGAGAGGAGACAGAGGCAAGCGGAACTGAAGGAGGAGAAAGAGGCTCTCATGAATTTGGATCCAGGAAATCCAAATTGGGAATTTCTCGCTATGATAAG AGAATACCAAAACAGCATCGAGTTTAGACCCCTTCGAGAAACGGACGCCGTGGAAGACCACCAGATCACCGTATGCGTTAGAAAACGTCCGCTGAACAAGAAGGAGGTAGCGCGAAAGGAAGTCGACGTAATCAGCGTGCCAAGCAAGGATCAGATGATTGTTCACGAGCCAAAGGCGAAAGTCGATTTAACCAAATACTTGGAGAACCAAATATTTCGATTCGATTACGCGTTCGACGAGACCTGTAACAACGAAATCGTCTACAAATACACCGCGAAACCTTTGGTCCAGACCATCTTCGAAGGCGGAATGGCCACGTGTTTCGCGTACGGTCAGACCGGCAGCGGCAAAACGCACACGATGGGCGGAGATTTCAACGGGAAAACGCAAGACTGCAAGAAGGGTATATACGCGATGGTCGCCAAAGACGTGTTCAAGTGTCTCAAGTTGGCCAAGTATCGCCCGTTGAATTTGATCATCTCTGCCAGCTTCTTCGAAATATACTCCGGTAAGGTGTTCGATCTTCTGGCGGACAAGGAGAAGCTGAGAGTATTGGAAGACGGTAAACAGCAG GTGCAAATAGTCGGATTAACGGAGAAGGTGGTCGAAACTTGCGACGAAGTACTGAAGCTGATACAACACGGAAACAGTGCCAGAACGAGCGGGCAAACGAGCGCGAATTCCAATTCTTCGCGATCGCACGCGGTATTTCAGATTATAGCCCGAACCCCGGGAACGCACAAGGTCCACGGAAAATTCTCTCTGATCGATCTCGCGGGCAACGAGAGGGGAGCGGACACGTCGTCCGCCAATAGACAAACTC GGATGGAAGGAGCCGAAATCAACAAATCGCTGTTAGCTTTAAAGGAATGCATTCGCGCGTTGAGTCGAAAGGGAACTCATCTACCTTTCAGGGCGAGCAAGTTGACTCAAGTGCTGAGGGACAGTTTCATCGGTGAAAAATCGAAAACATGCATG ATCGCGATGATTAGTCCGGGAATGAGTTCGTGCGAGCACTCGCTCAACACTCTGAGATACGCGGATCGAGTGAAGGAATTAGCCGCGACCGATCCAACGGAAGCGAAGGTTTCGCCGACGGACGACGACCGAGGGTTAAAGATCGAAGAGCAATCGAACAACAGCGTTTTGTCGGACAGCGATTTGGCGCAACTTCGATCGTTGAAC GAGGGTGAGATTTCGCAAGATCTTTACACTTTCCACGAGGCAGTATCCGCGTTGCAAATGTTGGAAGAAGAAGTTCTGGACACGCACAAGATGGTCATGGATAATACGACCAGATTCCTGAACGACGCGCACAGCGTGTTCAGCGCGACGCACGAAGTAGATTACGACCAAGAAG CGTATGCCCAAAAGTGGGAACAACTACTCGTGCAACAACGCGACACCTTGAACGCCGCGATCGATCAGGTCAGTCAGTTTCGTGGTCAGCTGTTGCAAGAGGAGCAGATCAGCCAGAAGATGACGCGAACCCGTAATTCGCGATATAATTAA
- the Klp10A gene encoding kinesin-like protein 10A isoform X1, with amino-acid sequence MTMDHGTCNIETGYSINIKRTDGRVHSAVVSGVNWEQRTVTVEWFERGETKGKEVEIDAILALNPDLTNQKTMGPPAPMNNHVLISSRARDSSGEEDEGVDESENQEEGSLGRHGGHTGHAARNGLASATLPVRVVSALSHSTKPSIPVKAGSNRQLSRQTGRPTNIIPPATTVNGHGDSVTGLTSRRELENIPPTPTAQTGPYNVTVTTSIKQKQQQQLQSQQQQQQQQQQQQQQQTQQQQAQVENGRSRRSNVVKEVERLKKNREERRQRQAELKEEKEALMNLDPGNPNWEFLAMIREYQNSIEFRPLRETDAVEDHQITVCVRKRPLNKKEVARKEVDVISVPSKDQMIVHEPKAKVDLTKYLENQIFRFDYAFDETCNNEIVYKYTAKPLVQTIFEGGMATCFAYGQTGSGKTHTMGGDFNGKTQDCKKGIYAMVAKDVFKCLKLAKYRPLNLIISASFFEIYSGKVFDLLADKEKLRVLEDGKQQVQIVGLTEKVVETCDEVLKLIQHGNSARTSGQTSANSNSSRSHAVFQIIARTPGTHKVHGKFSLIDLAGNERGADTSSANRQTRMEGAEINKSLLALKECIRALSRKGTHLPFRASKLTQVLRDSFIGEKSKTCMIAMISPGMSSCEHSLNTLRYADRVKELAATDPTEAKVSPTDDDRGLKIEEQSNNSVLSDSDLAQLRSLNEGEISQDLYTFHEAVSALQMLEEEVLDTHKMVMDNTTRFLNDAHSVFSATHEVDYDQEDSRGKDKAYASEPFKRKGEDAGTRTTTTTTSSSTLSAIAAARKDDVEIASDDDAWPVVKETVHVTSKASFASPWKDEMVERESDASSSHDSDRESFTVDRRNERASSVERVSARNRFNANRTVPNSVPRFKWSIVGKKKAQKYHWSGTFNDRVKKYRTIGDGPKDVRSFRSFLDTMPDPNYNYNYEAFDEQKATKKSKLILYDDLNVDEESSESNENAKRNDRRGLGFANLCKDERDATRDRPNDLATFRCSELENDRRIVDDTEIPCETLSDGSYFPKHCPSSVDRSSSFGLCDLLLLIVRNLLLFSFLPTLYVAFFVYVQSPTQGR; translated from the exons ATGACCATGGACCACGGCACATGCAACATCGAGACCGGCTACAGCATAAATATCAAGAGGACGGACG GTCGCGTCCACTCTGCGGTGGTTTCCGGCGTTAACTGGGAACAACGCACAGTCACCGTAGAATGGTTCGAGAGAGGAGAGACCAAAGGAAAAGAG GTGGAGATCGACGCGATTCTTGCCCTGAACCCGGACCTGACGAATCAGAAAACGATGGGACCACCAGCTCCGATGAACAACCACGTTCTAATTTCCTCTAGAGCAAGG GACTCGTCGGGCGAAGAGGACGAGGGGGTGGACGAGTCGGAGAACCAAGAGGAGGGCTCCCTTGGACGACACGGCGGGCACACCGGTCACGCCGCAAGAAACGGCCTTGCATCCGCAACGCTTCCTGTACGAGTCGTTTCTGCTCTTTCG CATTCGACAAAGCCATCGATCCCGGTAAAAG CGGGTTCCAACCGGCAATTGTCGCGGCAAACGGGCCGCCCCACCAACATAATACCGCCGGCTACCACCGTCAACGGACACGGTGATTCCGTGACAGGACTAACCAGCCGTCGAGAACTCGAGAACATACCTCCGACGCCCACCGCGCAGACGGGCCCCTACAACGTGACCGTAACAACCTCGATTAAGCAGaaacaacagcagcagctgcagtcgcagcagcagcagcaacaacaacagcagcagcaacaacagcagcaaacGCAGCAGCAACAGGCCCAAGTCGAGAATGGCCGAAGTAGACGATCGAACGTCGTCAAGGAAGTGGAAAGGTTGAAGAAGAACAGAGAGGAGAGGAGACAGAGGCAAGCGGAACTGAAGGAGGAGAAAGAGGCTCTCATGAATTTGGATCCAGGAAATCCAAATTGGGAATTTCTCGCTATGATAAG AGAATACCAAAACAGCATCGAGTTTAGACCCCTTCGAGAAACGGACGCCGTGGAAGACCACCAGATCACCGTATGCGTTAGAAAACGTCCGCTGAACAAGAAGGAGGTAGCGCGAAAGGAAGTCGACGTAATCAGCGTGCCAAGCAAGGATCAGATGATTGTTCACGAGCCAAAGGCGAAAGTCGATTTAACCAAATACTTGGAGAACCAAATATTTCGATTCGATTACGCGTTCGACGAGACCTGTAACAACGAAATCGTCTACAAATACACCGCGAAACCTTTGGTCCAGACCATCTTCGAAGGCGGAATGGCCACGTGTTTCGCGTACGGTCAGACCGGCAGCGGCAAAACGCACACGATGGGCGGAGATTTCAACGGGAAAACGCAAGACTGCAAGAAGGGTATATACGCGATGGTCGCCAAAGACGTGTTCAAGTGTCTCAAGTTGGCCAAGTATCGCCCGTTGAATTTGATCATCTCTGCCAGCTTCTTCGAAATATACTCCGGTAAGGTGTTCGATCTTCTGGCGGACAAGGAGAAGCTGAGAGTATTGGAAGACGGTAAACAGCAG GTGCAAATAGTCGGATTAACGGAGAAGGTGGTCGAAACTTGCGACGAAGTACTGAAGCTGATACAACACGGAAACAGTGCCAGAACGAGCGGGCAAACGAGCGCGAATTCCAATTCTTCGCGATCGCACGCGGTATTTCAGATTATAGCCCGAACCCCGGGAACGCACAAGGTCCACGGAAAATTCTCTCTGATCGATCTCGCGGGCAACGAGAGGGGAGCGGACACGTCGTCCGCCAATAGACAAACTC GGATGGAAGGAGCCGAAATCAACAAATCGCTGTTAGCTTTAAAGGAATGCATTCGCGCGTTGAGTCGAAAGGGAACTCATCTACCTTTCAGGGCGAGCAAGTTGACTCAAGTGCTGAGGGACAGTTTCATCGGTGAAAAATCGAAAACATGCATG ATCGCGATGATTAGTCCGGGAATGAGTTCGTGCGAGCACTCGCTCAACACTCTGAGATACGCGGATCGAGTGAAGGAATTAGCCGCGACCGATCCAACGGAAGCGAAGGTTTCGCCGACGGACGACGACCGAGGGTTAAAGATCGAAGAGCAATCGAACAACAGCGTTTTGTCGGACAGCGATTTGGCGCAACTTCGATCGTTGAAC GAGGGTGAGATTTCGCAAGATCTTTACACTTTCCACGAGGCAGTATCCGCGTTGCAAATGTTGGAAGAAGAAGTTCTGGACACGCACAAGATGGTCATGGATAATACGACCAGATTCCTGAACGACGCGCACAGCGTGTTCAGCGCGACGCACGAAGTAGATTACGACCAAGAAG ATTCGCGCGGTAAAGATAAGGCATACGCAAGCGAGCCGTTTAAACGGAAGGGAGAGGACGCCGGGACGAGGACGACGACTACTACGACGAGCTCGAGTACGTTGAGTGCTATAGCCGCGGCGAGGAAGGACGATGTCGAGATTGCATCGGACGATGACGCGTGGCCCGTCGTAAAGGAGACCGTCCACGTGACCAGTAAAGCTTCGTTCGCGTCTCCTTGGAAGGACGAGATGGTGGAACGCGAAAGCGACGCTAGCTCGAGCCACGATTCCGATCGCGAGTCGTTCACCGTTGACCGTCGAAACGAAAGAGCATCGAGCGTCGAGCGCGTTTCAGCGAGGAATCGTTTCAACGCAAATCGGACCGTGCCTAATTCCGTGCCACGATTCAAATGGTCCATCGTTGGGAAAAAGAAAGCGCAAAAGTACCATTGGTCGGGCACGTTTAACGATCGCGTGAAAAAGTATCGTACCATCGGCGACGGACCGAAAGACGTCCGATCGTTTCGTTCGTTCCTCGATACGATGCCCGATCCgaattacaattacaactaCGAAGCTTTCGACGAACAAAAGGCTACGAAGAAAAGCAAATTGATTCTCTATGACGATCTAAACGTGGACGAGGAGAGCAGCGAAAGTAACGAGAACGCGAAACGTAACGATCGTCGAGGGTTAGGCTTCGCGAATCTTTGTAAAGAcgaacgcgacgcgacgcgcgaTCGACCAAACGATCTCGCGACTTTCCGATGCTCGGAACTCGAAAACGATCGACGAATCGTCGACGATACCGAAATTCCTTGCGAAACCCTTTCCGATGGCTCGTATTTTCCCAAACACTGCCCATCATCGGTTGACCGATCATCTTCTTTCGGACTTTGCGATTTATTGCTCCTGATCGTTAgaaacctcctccttttttcgTTCTTGCCCACCCTGTACGTCGCCTTTTTCGTTTACGTACAAAGTCCGACCCAAGGACGATAG